The following proteins are encoded in a genomic region of Marasmius oreades isolate 03SP1 chromosome 10, whole genome shotgun sequence:
- the TXNL4A gene encoding Thioredoxin-like 4A (BUSCO:EOG0926506U): protein MSYFLPHLPSGWHVDEAIKSEEDRIVVIRFGHDWDSQCMTMDETLYSVAEKVQNFAVIYLCDITEVPDFNKMYELYDPCTVMFFYRNKHIMIDLGTGNNNKINWAMDNKQELIDIIETVYRGASKGRGLVVSPKDYSTRYRY, encoded by the exons ATGTCCTATTTCCTCCCTCATCTCCCCTCTGGCTGGCACGTCGACGAAGCTATAAAATCTGAAGAAGATCGTATCGTTGTCATCAGATTCGGCCATGACTGGGATAGTCAATGTATGACAATGGACGAAACCCTCTACTCAGTTGCAGAAAAGGTCCAGAACTTCGCGGTTATTTATCTTTGCGACATTACAGAGGTACCAGACTTTAACAAG ATGTACGAGTTATACGACCCATGCACAGTCATGTTCTTCTATCG GAATAAGCACATTATGATCGATTTGGGCACTGGTAACAACAACAAGAT TAACTGGGCTATGGATAATAAACAAGAA TTGATTGACATCATTGAAACAGTTTATCGAGGTGCCTCCAAAGGGCGTGGTCTTGTTGTTTCTCCCAAGG ATTATTCCACACGTTACAGGTATTAA
- the SYF1 gene encoding pre-mRNA-splicing factor syf1 (BUSCO:EOG09261XNU) gives MPSVAQKRPSLDELQSLFPLTNPIPHPKSNPDLLTSKDLHREEDLLRNPQSFRAWWTAIHTTRELYAAQSKIEKHELPEEISALLGPLSTPYARLTLQRLTYLYESALVQFPNSFKLWKSYLTMRMSYVLGKQVIKKRAGGRKKFPEMKDALVDEKEDLERWEGGLNGAIGWEEWKSLVAVFERALMWLPKLPRLWLMYSSIFFHPLCPSPLSHSHARRTFDRALRTLPPSLHQRIWVRYLLWAEQRGGATTVAAFRRYIAIDPSVTEHYTDLLLSPVLGSPRPLEAAKLLLSLARKAARGEYSSPEGKSPYQLLEDWINLVEKFSDDVGLDVEETIESHAAAAKAEEEKEAMKVEDQEPASVDGQLIRVAGPPVAVDADGNALPAYDEDEDPSSPRRINIEQVIEKDGFSVYKDQAGRLWTGLATYWIKRSEFDRAKEMFEKGLASVLTIRDFTQVFDAYAEFGESLISALMDSLNDEEDEEEAAETEQELDVHMKGFEELMDRRPFLVNDVLIRRNPNDVQEWEKRVALWGQDDKKVAETYTKALETIVPRKATANLHRLYINFAKFYEEGGTTGEAEEDLDSARKILENATKVNFKAVEDLAEVWCEWAELEIRQENHDEAIRVLQRAAAIPKDTKINYHDHSLSAQTRLFKSLKLWSFYVDLEESLGTVETTKKVYDKILELRIANAQIIVNYAAFLESNKYFEESFKVYERGVELFTFPVSFEIWNIYLSKFVKRYGGTKVERARDLFEQALEKCPAKSCKPLFLMYGKFEEEFGLIKRAMSIYERGTQVVADEDKFEMFTIYIAKATANYGLPATRPIYERALELLPDRQTAEMCLRFAALERKLGEIDRARAIYAHASQFCDPRVNEKFWKEWNDFEIETGSEDTFREMLRIKRSVQAQFNTEAHYIAAQTIAAKNGAEKKVEIAEAPDAMAAAERQVGGFVAATKTALYQPPEDASAAVAANADEIHISDDEDV, from the exons ATGCCGTCTGTAGCCCAAAAACGTCCTTCGCTGGACGAGCTCCAGTCCCTCTTCCCTCTCACAAATCCGATTCCCCACCCAAAGTCGAACCCAGACCTTCTCACTTCCAAAGACCTGCACCGAGAAGAAGATCTTTTACGAAATCCTCAATCTTTTCGAGCATGGTGGACAGCGATACATACGACTCGGGAATTATACGCTGCTCAAAGCAAAATTGAAAAGCACGAGCTTCCAGAGGAGATCTCAGCTCTACTTGGGCCACTTTCGACGCCTTATGCGCGCCTCACTCTTCAACGCCTCACCTACCTTTACGAATCGGCACTCGTGCAGTTTCCGAACTCATTCAAACTATGGAAGTCCTATTTGACGATGCGCATGTCATACGTGTTGGGGAAACAAGTCATCAAAAAGAGAGCGGGTGGTAGAAAGAAGTTTCCCGAGATGAAGGACGCGTTGGTGGATGAAAAAGAGGACCTTGAGCGATGGGAGGGAGGGTTGAATGGGGCCATCGGGTGGGAGGAGTGGAAATCTTTGGTTGCGGTCTTTGAACGTGCGCTGATGTGGTTGCCCAAG CTACCGCGACTATGGTTGATGTACTCTTCCATCTTTTTCCACCCTCTATGCCCCTCACCACTTTCTCATTCGCATGCACGAAGGACGTTTGACAGAGCGTTGAGGACGTTGCCTCCATCTCTTCACCAACGTATATGGGTACGGTATTTACTGTGGGCCGAGCAACGAGGTGGTGCTACCACTGTTGCAGCGTTTCGTCGATACATTGCGATTGACCCTAGCGTAACGGAACACTACACCgaccttcttctctctccggTGTTGGGTTCTCCTCGGCCACTCGAGGCTGCTAAGCTGCTTCTTTCGTTGGCTCGTAAAGCTGCCAGAGGGGAGTACTCAAGCCCGGAGGGTAAAAGCCCTTATCAACTTTTGGAAGATTGGATCAATCTGGTGGAGAAGTTTTCCGATGATGTTGGTTTGGATGTCGAAGAAACTATAGAATCGCATGCTGCTGCTGCGaaagcagaagaagaaaaggaagcgATGAAGGTAGAGGACCAAGAGCCGGCGTCTGTCGATGGACAACTTATACGCGTAGCTGGTCCTCCTGTTGCGGTTGATGCAGATGGAAATGCTCTTCCGGCttatgatgaagatgaggatcCGTCGAGCCCTCGCAGGATAAACATTGAACAAGTTATCGAGAAGGACGGGTTCTCTGTCTATAAGGATCAAGCTGGGCGACTTTGGACGGGCTTGGCGACCTATTGGATCAAACGTTCAGAATTTGACCGTGCAAAAGAAATGTTCGAAAAAGGTCTCGCTTCGGTTTTGACAATTCGAGATTTTACACAAGTATTCGATGCTTATGCTGAATTCGGAGAGTCTTTAATAAGTGCCTTGATGGACAGTCTCAACGAcgaggaggacgaggaggaggCTGCTGAGACGGAGCAAGAGCTGGACGTACATATGAAGGGGTTTGAGGAGTTGATGGACAGACGGCCGTTCCTAGTGAACGATGTCTTGATTAGGCGCAATCCGAATGATGTGCAGGAGTGGGAGAAGAGGGTTGCGTTGTGGGGTCAAGACGATAAAAAG GTCGCAGAAACTTACACCAAAGCTCTTGAAACAATTGTTCCGCGGAAAGCAACTGCCAACCTTCATAGATTATACATTAATTTTGCCAAGTTTTACGAGGAAGGTGGCACTACTGGCGAGGCTGAAGAAGATCTCGATAGTGCACGGAAAATCTTGGAAAATGCTACCAAGGTTAACTTCAAAGCTGTGGAAGACCTCGCAGAAGTGTGGTGTGAATGGGCTGAATTGGAAATTCGACAGGA AAATCACGATGAAGCCATCAGGGTCCTGCAGAGGGCTGCTGCTATTCCCAAGGACACCAAAATCAACTACCACGACCAT TCATTATCAGCCCAGACACGTCTATTCAAGTCCTTGAAACTATGGTCATTTTACGTTGATCTAGAGGAGTCGTTAGGTACCGTTGAGACGACTAAGAAAGTGTACGACAAGATCCTTGAGCTCCGGATTGCGAACGCACAGATCATCGTAAACTATGCTGCTTTCTTGGAGAGCAACAAATACTTCGAAGAAAGCTTCAAGGTATACGAGCGAGGCGTCGAACTCTTCACCTTCCCGGTATCCTTTGAAATCTGGAATATTTACCTCTCCAAATTTGTTAAACGCTAT GGCGGCACCAAAGTTGAACGTGCAAGAGATTTGTTTGAGCAGGCGTTAGAGAAATGTCCTGCAAAATCTTGCAAGCCTCTTTTCCTCATGTACGGCAAGTTCGAAGAGGAGTTTGGACTGATTAAGCGTGCGATGTCGATCTATGAGCGTGGAACTCAAGTGGTGGCCGATGAAGACAAGTTTGAG ATGTTCACCATCTACATTGCCAAAGCGACCGCTAATTACGGCTTGCCTGCAACTCGACCTATTTATGAGCGAGCTCTTGAAC TACTCCCTGATCGGCAGACCGCAGAAATGTGTCTACGATTTGCAGCCTTGGAACGCAAACTCGGTGAAATCGACCGTGCACGGGCTATCTACGCCCACGCATCTCAATTCTGCGATCCCAGAGTTAATGAAAAGTTCTGGAAGGAATGGAACGATTTCGAAATCGAGACGGGATCAGAAGACACCTTCCGAGAGATGCTTCGAATCAAGCGTAGTGTCCAGGCACAGTTCAATACGGAGGCACACTACATCGCCGCTCAGACGATCGCTGCTAAGAATGGGGCGGAGAAAAAGGTGGAGATTGCAGAGGCGCCAGATGCTATGGCAGCCGCTGAGAGACAGGTAGGAGGATTTGTTGCAGCAACGAAGACTGCCCTGTACCAGCCGCCGGAGGATGCTTCCGCTGCAGTTGCGGCTAATGCAGATGAGATACATATATCGGACGATGAGGATGTTTGA